A single Verrucomicrobiia bacterium DNA region contains:
- the mtnA gene encoding S-methyl-5-thioribose-1-phosphate isomerase, whose amino-acid sequence MNVTVRGRARQYRTVSFDADSNRVLLIEQRLLPHQFAIVQARDFRQTARAITDMVVRGAGAIGATAAYGLAQGARAFRGRHLKAFSRHVEGVYQTLKSARPTAVDPVNAMNHVRAAMQPGQTVEEQQQLAVAAAEHFANEDVRHCRDIGRHGARLVRNGMNVLTHCNAGWLAFVDIGSATAPLYAAHEQGKAFHVFCDETRPRSQGATLTAWELAQQGISHQVIADSAAGHLMQRGRIDLVIVGSDRTLGRTGEVANKIGTYSKAVLAHRHGIPFYVAIPLSTIDWSLKSGAAIPIEERDESEVLGAWGVVADPRGKGSPSRPLTSREFGAVLKNQPSSASPTRSPRRVYVRVANATSHAANPGFDVTPPELITGIITAQGIFKPRELWPHRRQLGWHV is encoded by the coding sequence GTGAATGTCACCGTTCGCGGGCGCGCCCGCCAGTACCGTACCGTCTCTTTCGATGCGGATTCCAATCGCGTTTTGCTGATCGAGCAACGCCTCCTGCCGCATCAGTTTGCCATTGTTCAGGCCCGCGATTTCCGCCAGACCGCCCGCGCCATCACCGATATGGTCGTTCGCGGCGCCGGGGCAATCGGCGCCACGGCTGCTTACGGCCTGGCCCAAGGGGCCCGCGCCTTTCGCGGACGCCACCTAAAGGCCTTCAGCCGCCATGTTGAGGGCGTTTATCAAACGCTGAAATCCGCCCGCCCCACTGCCGTGGACCCAGTCAACGCCATGAACCACGTTCGCGCGGCGATGCAGCCCGGCCAAACGGTCGAGGAACAACAGCAGTTGGCTGTGGCGGCTGCGGAGCATTTTGCCAACGAAGATGTGCGTCATTGCCGCGATATTGGCCGCCACGGCGCAAGATTGGTTCGCAATGGAATGAACGTGCTGACGCATTGCAACGCCGGCTGGCTGGCTTTCGTCGATATCGGCAGCGCTACCGCCCCGCTTTATGCCGCTCATGAACAAGGCAAGGCATTTCACGTCTTTTGCGACGAGACCCGCCCCCGCTCCCAAGGCGCTACCCTGACCGCCTGGGAATTGGCCCAGCAAGGCATATCGCATCAGGTCATCGCCGATAGCGCCGCCGGTCACCTGATGCAACGCGGGAGAATTGACCTGGTAATTGTCGGCAGCGACCGCACCCTGGGCCGCACCGGAGAAGTGGCCAACAAGATTGGCACCTACAGCAAAGCCGTTCTGGCGCACCGGCACGGGATTCCTTTTTACGTCGCTATTCCACTCTCAACGATCGATTGGAGCCTGAAATCCGGCGCCGCCATTCCCATCGAAGAGCGGGACGAAAGCGAGGTGCTCGGGGCTTGGGGTGTGGTGGCAGACCCCAGAGGGAAGGGAAGCCCCTCGAGACCTCTGACGAGCAGAGAGTTCGGTGCGGTTCTGAAAAACCAGCCCTCATCCGCCTCGCCCACGAGATCCCCACGACGCGTTTACGTGCGGGTGGCCAACGCGACGAGCCATGCCGCCAATCCTGGGTTCGACGTCACTCCACCCGAACTCATCACCGGCATCATTACGGCCCAGGGAATTTTCAAACCACGCGAACTCTGGCCCCACCGGCGCCAGTTGGGTTGGCACGTTTGA